In a single window of the Metopolophium dirhodum isolate CAU chromosome 2, ASM1992520v1, whole genome shotgun sequence genome:
- the LOC132938523 gene encoding LOW QUALITY PROTEIN: uncharacterized protein LOC132938523 (The sequence of the model RefSeq protein was modified relative to this genomic sequence to represent the inferred CDS: inserted 1 base in 1 codon), which translates to MVVLEEQCVYEKNVSDTPAIIIGFRRVHFADKFDLLVHDIDGFFNATEMCAMHSKKLIHFQEGKRFKDLEQLLLTRLEFGDPVRYTNCDLGYTDQSAVGGTYYHPILFLALALWCSEEFYVKAAILVNGFFNRSVERRALFDRTFALKTTVGNEHCAYSITPLQTLIVPIDSELSQSQIPTTYESSSETQVMYGGFELLVDDHKWFNASKFCYKYTDQQKRLQYFSKTNFFLRLVEHIRQNLQLDPVRDCSDAVDRESIEYGTFYHPLLFLALASWISLEFYVKAAHIVFAYFSSYDRDESMKMLALGERPGDTTAVFPTNIVVEPTPSTSTYFAKSPTVCEPEIIIKPTPSKSVNFSTISSQIVHESDTTTINTPTYEPNTTPMTPESKLPSSVTWIDESSSSTFADRDEEMFMETNYTEAEMELVRKEWQLRLDHMERQHQLKLKEAQYELSQRLSQKEYEERTLREQLKNKEIDDDELRKHLATIETESRHRECELRQQLERNKAKARQLRTQLVQKEAEIEKSNRENEQRLEQMRSRQEREVEQKRRKDVELASRLKAAESEKITYFLRSTEQRRQVDELTQQLEQMRLSNERLRMTTLKRNPVAEKQNCIREVYQAKFGMDRLEMLVVTSIAGPGQQFYGFRRKLNGAFYAINKRMQVAMGERVMLWFVSNNAKQDFIDCKSYLFDKAYKTGVELQTRSNTIGIEESTNIEKFDTICLLRDFGRLAGMIELDAGYMQTLLELAQNQYTSTDQLNDEDITEXTFAQSRNAIRSNVHRYI; encoded by the exons ATGGTTGTGTTGGAAGAACAGTGCGTGtacgaaaaaaatgtaagtgATACGCCCGCTATAATAATCGGTTTCCGTCGTGTGCATTTTGCCGACAAATTTGATTTACTAGTGCATGACATTGATGGGTTCTTTAATGCAACTGAGATGTGTGCAATGCATTCAAAAAAACTCATTCACTTTCAAGAGGGTAAACGTTTCAAAGATTTAGAACAATTGTTATTGACTCGGCTCGAATTTGGAGACCCTGTGCGATATACCAATTGTGATTTGGGATATACCGATCAATCCGCTGTTGGTGGTACGTACTACCATCCGATACTGTTTCTGGCCCTTGCATTGTGGTGCAGCGAAGAATTTTACGTCAAAGCCGCCATATTGGTAAATGGATTCTTCAACCGAAGTGTAGAACGCCGTGCACTATTTGATCGAACATTCGCACTCAAGACAACAGTGGGTAATGAACATTGCGCATACTCAATAACCCCACTCCAGACGTTGATTGTCCCGATAGACTCTGAGTTATCACAATCCCAAATTCCGACCACCTATGAGTCATCATCTGAGACACAAGTAATGTATGGTGGTTTTGAACTTCTGGTGGATGATCACAAATGGTTTAATGCTTCAAAGTTCTGTTATAAATATACGGATCAACAAAAACGgttacaatatttttccaaaacaaatttttttcttcGACTTGTCGAACACATACGTCAAAACCTGCAACTGGATCCGGTGCGTGACTGTTCCGATGCCGTTGATCGAGAGTCGATCGAATACGGTACGTTTTATCATCCATTACTGTTTCTTGCACTCGCTTCGTGGATAAGTTTGGAATTCTACGTCAAGGCTGCGCACATAGTATTTGCTTATTTTTCGTCATATGACCGTGACGAGTCTATGAAGATGTTGGCGCTGGGTGAACGGCCTGGAGATACTACAGCAGTATTTCCTACGAATATTGTTGTAGAACCGACACCCTCAACATCTACATATTTTGCCAAATCACCGACCGTGTGTGAACCTGAGATCATTATTAAACCAACACCATCAAAATCGGTGAACTTTTCCACAATATCATCACAGATAGTCCATGAATCTGATACTACAACAATTAATACACCAACATATGAACCAAATACTACACCTATGACACCCGAGTCAAAACTACCATCTTCAGTCACGTGGATCGATGAATCGTCATCATCAACATTTGCCGATAGAGATGAAGAAATGTTCATGGAAACCAATTACACCGAAGCCGAAATGGAATTGGTACGTAAAGAGTGGCAATTGCGTCTAGATCATATGGAACGACAACACCAGTTGAAACTCAAAGAGGCTCAATACGAGTTAAGTCAACGACTGTCACAAAAAGAATACGAAGAACGAACACTACgcgaacaattaaaaaacaaggAAATTGATGATGATGAGTTACGTAAACACTTGGCAACTATAGAGACGGAATCTAGACACCGCGAATGTGAGTTACGTCAGCAATTGGAACGTAACAAGGCAAAAGCAAGACAATTGCGAACACAACTCGTACAAAAAGAAGCcgaaattgaaaaaagtaatcGTGAAAATGAACAACGTTTGGAACAAATGCGTTCGCGTCAGGAACGTGAAGTCGAGCAAAAGCGACGGAAAGACGTGGAATTAGCCAGTAGGTTAAAAGCCGCAGAGAGTGAAAAGATCACTTATTTTTTACGCAGCACCGAGCAAAGGCGACAAGTCGACGAGCTCACACAACAGCTGGAACAAATGCGCTTGTCCAATGAACGATTACGCATGACCACATTGAAACGTAACCCGGTAGCGGAGAAGCAAAATTGTATTCGGGAGGTGTACCAAGCGAAATTCGGCATGGATCGTTTGGAAATGCTGGTGGTGACAAGTATCGCTGGTCCGGGACAACAGTTTTACGGTTTTCGACGCAAGTTGAATGGTGCATTTTATGCAATTAACAAACGGATGCAAGTGGCAATGGGAGAACGTGTGATGTTGTGGTTCGTGTCCAACAATGCCAAACAAGACTTTATTGATTGCAAATCATATTTGTTTGATAAAGCGTATAAAACGGGTGTGGAATTACAAACGCGGAGCAATACTATTGGCATTGAAGAATCGACTAACATCGAAAAATTCGATACCATATGTTTGTTACGTGATTTTGGTAGACTCGCAGGTATGATAGAACTCGACGCTGGATATATGCAGACTCTTTTGGAACTGGCACAAAATCAGTACACTTCGACAGATCAACTCAACGATGAAGATATCACTG GTACTTTTGCGCAAAGCCGAAACGCAATCCGATCAAATGTTCAtcgatatatataa